In the genome of Phalacrocorax aristotelis chromosome 22, bGulAri2.1, whole genome shotgun sequence, one region contains:
- the APOA5 gene encoding apolipoprotein A-V, translated as MPLKAALLLALLATFLVSPAELARSGFWEYLSQLTSDKDSPEQAQSSKLGRDTANLKESTQDGVGYMENFLEKLAPLNRGLQPRLYHDSDSLRKLIRKELESLRVKLSPYVDEAHHKVGKHLEDLRYRLQPFTEELLDQVSLKARELRRRLMPSREVTAQLLEGADEVQKFVAHYADKIAFHTDQVKDIFRPYADRLVTEIHRNVEELHRNVVPHTQASPEKLNQYIQELSVKLTQNARDLHQKIQGNLEQLKAKLSLYPGSLRQPPTPTDRYTEDLAREVQRQVEEFRRETYLQIQDFTRALDQETEEMRLKLSSSRPPYPGDLQDSPQPMEDLHARLDALWRDLAHSLGERGGEAR; from the exons ATGCCTCTGAAGGCTGCGCTTCTCCTCGCCCTCCTGGCAACCTTCCTGG TGTCGCCAGCCGAGCTGGCAAGGAGCGGCTTCTGGGAGTACCTCAGCCAGCTGACGAGTGACAAGGACAGCCCGGAGCAGGCGCAGAGCAGCAAGCTGGGCAGGGATACTGC AAACCTGAAGGAAAGCACTCAGGATGGGGTCGGCTACATGGAAAActtcctggagaagctggcgcCCCTCAACAGAGGCCTCCAGCCCCGGCTCTACCACGACTCGGACAGCCTGCGGAAGCTCATCAGGAAAGAGCTGGAGAGCCTGAGGGTGAAACTGTCCCCGTACGTGGACGAAGCCCACCACAAGGTCGGCAAGCACCTGGAAGATCTTCGCTACCGGCTGCAGCCGTTCACGGAGGAGCTGCTGGACCAGGTGTCCCTGAAAGCCCGGGAGCTCCGGCGGCGCCTCATGCCCAGTCGGGAGGTGACGGCTCAGCTCCTCGAGGGCGCGGACGAGGTCCAGAAGTTCGTGGCTCATTACGCCGACAAGATCGCGTTCCACACCGACCAGGTGAAGGACATTTTCCGCCCCTACGCGGACAGGCTGGTGACCGAGATCCACCGCAACGTGGAGGAGCTGCACAGGAACGTCGTCCCTCACACCCAGGCCAGCCCGGAGAAGCTCAACCAGTACATCCAGGAGCTCTCCGTGAAGCTGACCCAGAATGCGAGGGACCTCCACCAGAAGATCCAGGGGAATCTGGAGCAGCTCAAGGCGAAGCTGAGCCTCTACCCCGGCAGCCTCCGGCAGCCACCGACCCCCACAGACCGCTACACAGAGGACCTGGCCCGGGAGGTGCAGCGGCAGGTGGAGGAGTTCCGGAGGGAGACATACCTCCAGATCCAGGACTTCACCCGGGCCCTCGACCAGGAGACGGAGGAGATGAGACTGAAGCTCTCCTCCTCCCGGCCTCCCTACCCGGGGGACCTGCAGGACAGCCcccagcccatggaggacctcCATGCCCGTCTCGACGCCCTCTGGAGAGACCTGGCCCACAGCCTGGGCGAGCGGGGCGGCGAGGCCCGCTGA